Part of the Nostoc sp. ATCC 53789 genome, AAAATGCTACAGATGGAGTCATGGCTCCGCTTTTTTATGCAATTGTTGGTGTCTTTGTGCCAATTGTGGGGCCAACTCCCTTAGCTTTAGCATACAAAGCCAGCAGTACCCTTGATTCAATGGTGGGCTACCGAGAAGCACCCTATACTTATTTGGGATGGTTTTGTGCGCGGTTAGAAGATTATTTAACTTGGCTACCTTGTCGGTTAACAGTCGTGACTCTGGCGCTGTTATCGGGTAAACCAATGCAGGTTTGGCGAATTTGTCGTCGGGATGCAATTAACGATCCTAGTCCCAATTCTGGCTGGAGTGAGTGTGTCTATGCTGCTTTTTTGGGTGTGCAGATGGGAGGTACAAATTGGTATCGTGGGGTAGCTAAGTACAAACCACTGCTAGGAGATGCTATTTATCCCATTACTGCAACGTCTATTCAAAATGCTTTGCAGTTAACTCGATATTGTTTTTTGCTATGGTTAGGCATAGCGATCGCAATATTCTTAATACTCCCAAACAAGTAAATTTAGGAGTTAAGAATAAAAACTTCTAACTTTTAACTCATCATTCCTAACTTATTATTCCCTATGTCTGCCAAAGTCGTTGAAATTCTCTCATCCGAAGAAATCCGTCGTACCTTAACTCGCCTCGCCTCTCAAATTGTGGAAAGGACACGTGATTTGTCTCAACTGGTGCTTCTTGGTATTTATACCAGGGGTGCGTTATTAGCCGAATTGTTGGCGCGTCAGATTGAGACCCTGGAAGGTGTAGCTGTGTCAGTTGGCGCTTTGGATATTACATTTTATCGAGATGACCTCGACAAAATTGGATTGCGAACTCCAACGAAAAGTGAAATTCCTTTTGACCTTACGGGGAAAACGGTTGTACTCGTGGATGATGTGATTTTTAAAGGACGGACAATTCGCGCTGCTTTGAATGCAGTCAACGATTATGGTAGACCAGAGGTGATTCGTTTAGCCGTGTTAGTAGACAGGGGCCATCGAGAATTACCAATCCACCCAGATTTTATTGGAAAGAAGTTACCTACTGCTAAAGAGGAAGTTGTTAAAGTTTACTTACAAAATTACGATGGACGAGATGCAGTAGAGTTGATTAGTCATTAGTCATTTGTCATTTGTCATTTGTCATTGAGTCATTGCAAAACTCTTCCCCATTCCCCATTCCTTAACGCAAAACTGGACTGCCATGATGATGAACTAAATACCACTTTCCACTAAGAAAGTGAAATATATTTGTAGCTGTTGATTGTGCTTCAAGTCTTCTGCCAGCTACTACTTGGAATACATTTTCTCTCAGCACAACATAAGCAATATTGTCAACTATTTCTGTAGCAATTATATCTGTGTTTATTTCGATATAAGCGGTGTTTTTAAATATCTGCTCCCAAGAGATGCGAATCTCCTTCCAACCTCGTAGTATATTACTTCCAGGATGAATACAAAAACTACCAGTTCCTTGTGACCATACGGCACTCATTATCTCAATATCTTTTCTTTCAAAAGCTCGATAAAAAGCTGCATTAGCCGCTAAGACTTCATCCTTTGTCATGGGGAATTTAATAGTTAGGAGTTAGGAGTTAGGATTCACTAAATTATAACTCTCAAGTTTGACAAATAAATTAGTAATGCCCAATGCTCCATGCCCAATTTCCAATTCCTAAATCTTTTGAACTGTGCTAATAATTTGCAGTAATTGACTAGCTGTATAAGGCTTAGATAAAAAGGCTTTAATACCCATATCATAGGCTGTATTAACTTTATCAGTCGAAGTTAGTCCGCTGACGGCAATAATTTTGACATCTGGGTTAATTTTTCGCAGGGTGCGGATAGTAGTTATCCCATCCATAGACGGCATTACCATATCAGTCAAGACAAGAGATATTTTATCTCGATGTTCTGCATATAAGGCTATTGCTTCAATGCCATCACTAGCTGTCATTGCTTTATAATTATGGCTTTCTAAGGATGTTTTTGTCACGTCTCGAATGGCAGCCTCATCATCTACAACTAAAATTAATTCTCCTTGTCCTGAAGGTAGTCTTTGGTCTTCTTCTTCTATAGTTTCCGCCGCTTCTTGTGCTGGCAAATATACCTTAAATTGGCTACCTTTTCTCTGTTCGCTACATACGTTGATAAAACCGCCGTGGCTTTTAATAATGCCAAGGACTGTAGAAAGACCAAGACCAGTACCTTTATTGAGTCTTTTGGTAGTAAAAAATGGATCAAATATCCGATCTAATATTTCTGATTTAATGCCAATTCCTGTATCAGTAACAGTAATAACGACATGATGACCAACTTGAGCTTCGATATGCATCTTGGCGTAATTTTCATCAATTAAGAGATTTTCCGCCGAAATTTTCAAAGTTCCACCATTTGGCATAGCGTCACGAGCATTAACACATAAATTCATCAGTACCTGATGCAGTTGGGTGGCATCACCAGATACAGTCCAAAGATGTTGCGAAATTTGAGTGGAAACTTCAATGGATTTGGGAAATGTTTCTCTAATAATTTGCTGAATTTCTATTATTAAATGCTTTAATTGCAATATTGTGCGCTCGCCTTCAAGCCCGCGAGTAAAAGATAATACTTGCTTGACTAAATTTGCCCCGCGTTTAGTGTTTGTAATCAATATTGGCAACAGTCGCCGAGAACGCTCATCATGGACTTGTGCCTCTAACAGTTGGGCTGTCATCAAAATGGGCGCAAGAATATTATTTAAGTCGTGGGCGATACCACTGGCTAAAGTACCAATGCTTTCCAATCGCTGGGCGCGGAGAAATTGCGCTTCAAGTTGTTTTTTTTGTGTGATATCAGTGTTAACAACGAGAAAAGATTGTGCTTTATTGCCGAATTCATGCACTAGTGTCCAACGGCTTTCGACAATAATTTCTTTACCTGATTTTGTTTTTTGCTGTAATTCGCCCTCCCAAGAGCCATTTTTCATCAAAACACTGAGTGCTTCTTGAACTTTAGACGGATATTTTTCATGCCAGAGAGATCGTGTCTTCTTATTAATTACTTCTTCTTTTTTCCAACCGTACAAACTCTCAGCAGCTTTGTTCCAAAATAAAATTTTATCGTCTAAATCACGCACAAAAATTGCATCGGTGGCAACATTTAGTAAAGCGGCTTGTTCGCGGATTTTCTGTTCTGTCTGTTTGCGCTCGATGGCGTAGCGGATAGAACGCTCTAACAAAGGTGCAGTCAACTGGCTTTTTTCAAGATAATCTGCGGCTCCGGCTTTCATCGCTTCGATATCTATTTCCCAGTCGCCCTGACCAGTTAGTAAAATTATGGGAGAAGAACAGCCGTTGGCAATTGCTTCGCGCAAAAGTTCCAGTCCATTGTGTGGCCCCAAACGGTAGTCTACAAGATAAACGTCATGTTGGTGGCGAGCGATCGCATTTCTTGCTGCTTCATAATTATTTACCCACTCCAACTCGCAGTCTGCTACCTGAAATTCACTGAACCAGTAACGAGTCAAAATATAGTCATCTTCGTCATCATCAATGAACAAAACTTTGATAGGGCTGTTGTCCATGTTTTTCTCCCACTGCTTCTAGTGGTAGTTTCACGATTTCAAACCAGTATTTGACTAGAGTGTCCATGACCTCGACTAATGAGGCAAAAGGCGCTGGCTTAATGATGAAGGAGTTCGCACCTAAATGGTAAGTATTATATATATCTTCTTCTCTTCGTGATGTTGTCAGTATTACAACTGGAATTTGCCGCAGTTGGGGGTCAGATTTTATCTGTTTGAGTGCCTCAAGACCGTTAATTCTCGGTATATTCAAATCTAATAAAATCAAACCAGGATGCGGTAAATTGCTCCTGTTTACATATTGACCACGATGGTACAAATAATCCATCAACTCTTCACCATTACTCACGATGTATAGTTCAATTGGCAATTGACTCTCTGCCAATGCCTCACGAACCAAGATGCCATCGTCTTCATCGTCATCAGCCATTAAGATGGTGAGATTTCTTTTTCGACCCTCCACATCGTCTCCTTTGCAGTGATTTATTATGAATCAAGTTATTAAGCTGGCATAGATGGTAACTCTTCCGTTGACAAAAATCATTACTTATGCAATTTATTTGTTTAGGATCTGAAAGTTTTATTTCTTTGCTAATAGAAGGCGATGTCTAACAACAAATAGCTGTGGTGGTAGCCAATAGCCTGAAATAATCGAATCTTATTAATAATTAACATTACGGTTGATTTGTACAATACATCAGTCCTACAAATTACGAGTGGCAATTGTACAATTAAGCTAATTTTGAGATTTATTATTAATCCCTCTCTAGGAATAAAAATCAAGAATGGGAATTAATTGACAATATGATTGTAAATTTTGCTCCTTGCCCAGGTTTGCTTTGGGCTGTGAGATGTCCATGATGACGCTCAATTATTTTCCGGCAGATCGCTAAACCTATACCAGTGCCTTCGTATTCAATGCTGCTATGCAAACGTTGAAAAACATTAAAAATTCGGTCGAGATATTTTTCTTCAAAACCAATCCCATTATCTTCTACGATGATTTGGCAAAATTCAGAATTACTAGATATGTTATCTGCTTGATTGTTTAATATCTTACTATAGATTTTGATAACTGGTGGTATTTGTGGGCGATGGAATTTGAGGGCGTTACCAATTAGATTTTGCAACAATTGACGCATCTGTATAGGATCAGCTTGAATGGTGGGTAACTGTCCTATTTCTACACTTCCTCCAGTTTGCTGCACATAAATTTCTAAATCAGACAATACCTCATGGGCAATCTTTGTCAGATTTACTGATACAAAAGGTTGCGCTCTGGTAGTAACTCGTGAAAGTGTTAACAAGTCTTCAATTAATATCTGCATTCTTGATGCAGCATTCTGCATTCGTTCTAGATAGTCACGTCCTTGTTCACTTAAGGTGTCGCCACAGGTGCTTTTGAGCCGATCGCCAAAAGTTTTAATTTTACGCAGTGGCTCTTGCAAATCGTGGGAGGCGACAAATGCAAATTGTTTTAGTTCTTCATTAGAACGCGTGAGTTCTTCTCTGTGCCGAGTTTCTTGTTCTAGGATGAGGCTCTGAGTTGAGGCAATGCCTATTTGATCTGCTAGCTGTCGTAAAAGTTCAATTTCCCAACTAGTCCACTGGCGGGGATGGGCGCACTGATGGGCAATTAGCAGTCCCCACAGCTGATTTTTGAGGAAAATCGGGACTACAAGGTTGGCTTTAACGGCAAATCGTTCCAGTAATTCGACGTGGCAAGGTTGGATATCAGCTTCTTTGATATCGTTAATGACATTAATTCGTCCTTGGCGGTACTGCTCAAT contains:
- the cbiB gene encoding adenosylcobinamide-phosphate synthase CbiB, with amino-acid sequence MTDSIYILIIAAFLDYLIGDPWDWPHPVQIMGWVISRLSKFFLQLCKNPLTQRLAGIVLGIILIIGSGLVGFLIIQSARWVHPWLGIAIDSILLASCFAGRSLRTAAVAVLQPLTAGDLEKARKILSNYVGRDTQNLSQAEILRAVLETVAENATDGVMAPLFYAIVGVFVPIVGPTPLALAYKASSTLDSMVGYREAPYTYLGWFCARLEDYLTWLPCRLTVVTLALLSGKPMQVWRICRRDAINDPSPNSGWSECVYAAFLGVQMGGTNWYRGVAKYKPLLGDAIYPITATSIQNALQLTRYCFLLWLGIAIAIFLILPNK
- a CDS encoding response regulator, coding for MEGRKRNLTILMADDDEDDGILVREALAESQLPIELYIVSNGEELMDYLYHRGQYVNRSNLPHPGLILLDLNIPRINGLEALKQIKSDPQLRQIPVVILTTSRREEDIYNTYHLGANSFIIKPAPFASLVEVMDTLVKYWFEIVKLPLEAVGEKHGQQPYQSFVH
- a CDS encoding nuclear transport factor 2 family protein codes for the protein MTKDEVLAANAAFYRAFERKDIEIMSAVWSQGTGSFCIHPGSNILRGWKEIRISWEQIFKNTAYIEINTDIIATEIVDNIAYVVLRENVFQVVAGRRLEAQSTATNIFHFLSGKWYLVHHHGSPVLR
- a CDS encoding response regulator gives rise to the protein MDNSPIKVLFIDDDEDDYILTRYWFSEFQVADCELEWVNNYEAARNAIARHQHDVYLVDYRLGPHNGLELLREAIANGCSSPIILLTGQGDWEIDIEAMKAGAADYLEKSQLTAPLLERSIRYAIERKQTEQKIREQAALLNVATDAIFVRDLDDKILFWNKAAESLYGWKKEEVINKKTRSLWHEKYPSKVQEALSVLMKNGSWEGELQQKTKSGKEIIVESRWTLVHEFGNKAQSFLVVNTDITQKKQLEAQFLRAQRLESIGTLASGIAHDLNNILAPILMTAQLLEAQVHDERSRRLLPILITNTKRGANLVKQVLSFTRGLEGERTILQLKHLIIEIQQIIRETFPKSIEVSTQISQHLWTVSGDATQLHQVLMNLCVNARDAMPNGGTLKISAENLLIDENYAKMHIEAQVGHHVVITVTDTGIGIKSEILDRIFDPFFTTKRLNKGTGLGLSTVLGIIKSHGGFINVCSEQRKGSQFKVYLPAQEAAETIEEEDQRLPSGQGELILVVDDEAAIRDVTKTSLESHNYKAMTASDGIEAIALYAEHRDKISLVLTDMVMPSMDGITTIRTLRKINPDVKIIAVSGLTSTDKVNTAYDMGIKAFLSKPYTASQLLQIISTVQKI
- the pyrR gene encoding bifunctional pyr operon transcriptional regulator/uracil phosphoribosyltransferase PyrR encodes the protein MSAKVVEILSSEEIRRTLTRLASQIVERTRDLSQLVLLGIYTRGALLAELLARQIETLEGVAVSVGALDITFYRDDLDKIGLRTPTKSEIPFDLTGKTVVLVDDVIFKGRTIRAALNAVNDYGRPEVIRLAVLVDRGHRELPIHPDFIGKKLPTAKEEVVKVYLQNYDGRDAVELISH